Proteins from a single region of Azospira inquinata:
- a CDS encoding FTR1 family iron permease, translated as MLNALIVVWRESLEAMLVIGVLLAWIVRQPDARSLTRVLWGGAAAGVVLALGLASLAYGAETWLAGEAQDWFQAGMVFLACALMTQMVFWMRRHGASLKRELEAGAARAVEAGNRLGVAVVAALAIAREGMETVVFLYGIAAEAQGAALGRIYAMALLGFVLAALTAWAVARGARFLSYRTFFRISEVVLLVTAGALLGTGVDKLIGIDRLPTLGDALWDSSALLDDSQGLGAFLASFAGYRAQPSGMVLLAYGLYWAFVLLRLYRPFSSKSSVSRAESCQP; from the coding sequence ATGTTGAATGCCCTCATCGTCGTCTGGCGGGAAAGCCTGGAAGCCATGCTGGTCATCGGCGTCCTGCTGGCCTGGATTGTCCGCCAGCCGGACGCCCGGTCCCTGACCCGGGTGCTCTGGGGCGGTGCCGCCGCCGGGGTAGTACTGGCCTTGGGGCTGGCCTCCCTAGCCTACGGGGCGGAAACCTGGCTGGCTGGAGAAGCCCAGGACTGGTTCCAGGCTGGCATGGTGTTCCTGGCCTGCGCCCTGATGACCCAGATGGTGTTCTGGATGCGCCGTCACGGCGCCTCCCTGAAACGGGAACTGGAAGCCGGAGCAGCCCGGGCCGTGGAAGCAGGCAACCGGCTCGGCGTGGCGGTGGTGGCGGCCCTGGCCATTGCCCGGGAAGGCATGGAAACGGTGGTCTTCCTCTACGGCATCGCCGCCGAAGCCCAGGGCGCGGCCCTGGGCCGCATCTACGCCATGGCCCTGCTGGGCTTTGTCCTGGCCGCCCTCACCGCCTGGGCCGTGGCCCGGGGCGCCCGTTTTCTCTCCTATCGGACCTTTTTCCGCATCAGCGAAGTGGTGCTGCTGGTGACCGCCGGCGCCCTCCTGGGCACCGGGGTGGACAAGCTGATCGGCATCGACCGCCTGCCCACCCTGGGAGACGCCCTCTGGGACAGCTCCGCCTTGCTGGATGACAGCCAGGGCCTGGGCGCTTTCCTGGCCAGCTTTGCCGGTTACCGGGCCCAGCCCAGCGGCATGGTGCTGCTGGCCTACGGTCTCTACTGGGCCTTTGTCCTGCTACGCCTGTATCGCCCCTTTTCCTCCAAATCCTCTGTCTCGCGAGCCGAATCATGCCAGCCATGA
- a CDS encoding cupredoxin domain-containing protein, translating to MCRSLLIAALVMGAALFSPHAPAEELPSYQIVAKDGHFTPNRLEVPAGKRFKLLMRNDGAGPEEFESANPRMEKVLGPGTSSFRVVQPLKPGTYRIFGDFHPTTAECLIIAK from the coding sequence ATGTGCCGATCTCTGCTCATTGCCGCCCTGGTCATGGGGGCCGCCCTGTTCTCTCCCCATGCCCCGGCGGAAGAACTGCCCAGCTACCAGATCGTGGCGAAGGACGGGCATTTCACCCCCAATCGTCTAGAAGTCCCCGCCGGTAAGCGTTTCAAGCTTTTGATGCGCAACGACGGGGCCGGGCCGGAGGAGTTTGAAAGCGCCAATCCCCGCATGGAAAAGGTGCTGGGGCCAGGCACCAGCTCCTTTCGCGTTGTTCAGCCCCTGAAACCGGGTACCTACCGGATTTTCGGGGACTTCCATCCCACCACGGCGGAATGCCTGATCATCGCCAAATAA
- a CDS encoding carbohydrate porin yields MQPSARRRPLALLVAALLAGSGPALAEDLPTDPSQKELIQLLKQMNQRLEKLEQRNAQLEKQVAQQGTTSRKRQPQSPLAAAVMDKVQGHQEEGLEKRVEALEAQNTRVAQGLESEEVSENEPELTARLKAVEYQSLDMLKMARTVEALDGITAGVSFTTVAQKPSGMPASSTVNNSQLNYRGDIFVSLPLDNIGDVESRIFAQIRVGQGSGLNAMPSYSKPNASAFRVLGTDPDNSVAVLGQAWYQATIPLPFGGYKPRSREKLEVNFGKMDPFVFFDQNAAANDETKQFLNTVFVHNPLLDAGGDIGVDANGFAPGFRMSYLNETEKPETWRLSGGVFGAGQGANYTRFFSSPMVILQAETQRKFFDGLTGNYRVYYWHNGQATAYDSQVESHSGIGISADQRVGDGLTLFGRYGHQLTGHVRFNRALTLGTEINGSYWDRGGDSIGLAYAWLHTSSDFNRDSAGISDYGFTAMGAEQVLETYYRYRINKQFEVSPDFQYLARPGGDPDAKATKILGLRAQITF; encoded by the coding sequence ATGCAGCCCTCCGCCCGTCGCCGCCCCCTGGCTCTGCTGGTTGCTGCCCTCCTGGCCGGTTCCGGACCGGCGCTGGCGGAGGACCTGCCGACCGATCCTTCCCAGAAGGAATTGATTCAGCTGCTCAAACAAATGAATCAGCGCCTGGAGAAGCTGGAACAGCGTAACGCCCAATTGGAAAAGCAGGTGGCACAACAGGGCACCACCAGCAGAAAACGTCAGCCCCAATCCCCTCTGGCCGCTGCCGTCATGGATAAGGTGCAAGGCCATCAGGAAGAAGGACTGGAAAAACGAGTGGAGGCCCTGGAGGCTCAGAACACCCGGGTGGCCCAGGGTTTGGAAAGCGAAGAGGTTAGCGAAAACGAACCGGAACTCACCGCCCGGCTGAAGGCGGTGGAATACCAATCCCTGGACATGCTGAAAATGGCCCGGACCGTGGAAGCCCTGGATGGCATCACCGCCGGGGTCAGCTTCACCACCGTGGCCCAGAAGCCTTCCGGCATGCCCGCCAGCTCTACGGTGAACAACAGTCAGTTGAACTACCGGGGCGACATTTTCGTCTCCCTGCCCCTGGACAATATCGGCGACGTGGAAAGCCGCATCTTTGCCCAGATTCGGGTGGGCCAGGGCAGCGGGTTGAATGCCATGCCCTCTTATTCCAAGCCCAACGCCAGTGCCTTCCGGGTGCTAGGGACCGATCCGGACAATTCGGTGGCGGTGCTGGGCCAGGCCTGGTACCAGGCCACCATTCCCCTGCCCTTCGGCGGCTATAAACCCCGTTCCAGGGAAAAGCTGGAAGTGAATTTCGGCAAGATGGACCCCTTCGTGTTCTTTGACCAGAACGCGGCGGCCAATGACGAAACCAAGCAATTCCTGAACACGGTCTTTGTGCACAACCCCTTGCTGGATGCGGGAGGCGACATCGGGGTGGATGCCAACGGTTTTGCCCCGGGCTTCCGCATGTCCTATCTGAACGAGACGGAAAAGCCCGAAACCTGGCGCCTCTCCGGCGGGGTCTTCGGTGCAGGCCAGGGGGCCAATTACACCCGCTTCTTCAGTTCCCCCATGGTCATTCTCCAGGCAGAAACCCAGCGCAAGTTCTTTGACGGGCTGACGGGCAATTACCGGGTCTATTACTGGCACAACGGCCAAGCCACCGCCTACGACTCCCAGGTGGAATCCCATTCCGGGATCGGTATTTCCGCGGATCAGCGGGTGGGGGACGGGCTCACCCTGTTTGGCCGTTACGGCCACCAGCTCACCGGCCACGTGCGCTTTAACCGGGCTCTCACCCTGGGGACGGAAATCAACGGCTCCTACTGGGATCGGGGCGGAGACTCCATCGGTCTAGCCTACGCCTGGCTGCACACCAGCAGCGATTTCAACCGGGATTCCGCCGGGATTTCCGACTATGGCTTTACCGCCATGGGGGCGGAACAGGTGCTGGAAACCTATTACCGCTACCGCATCAACAAGCAGTTTGAAGTGTCCCCGGACTTCCAGTATCTGGCCCGGCCGGGCGGTGATCCGGACGCCAAGGCCACCAAGATCCTGGGCCTGCGGGCACAGATCACCTTCTAA
- a CDS encoding iron transporter, which produces MNLKFARALTLAGSLTAAAFSLSAQAVEYPIGTPQQRYGMEISAVYLQAVTMEPEGMMRKVQDSDIHIEADIRALSSNPNGFEEGHWIPYLVVKYEVSKVGSDQKVSGEFMPMVANDGPHYGDNIKLFGPGKYKVKYMIYPPSANAHSHFGRHTDRLTGVRPWFKPFEVDNEFTFVGIGKKGGY; this is translated from the coding sequence ATGAATCTCAAGTTCGCCCGTGCCCTCACCCTGGCTGGCAGTCTTACCGCCGCCGCCTTCTCCCTTTCCGCCCAGGCCGTGGAATACCCCATTGGTACCCCCCAGCAACGTTACGGCATGGAAATCTCTGCCGTTTATCTGCAAGCGGTGACCATGGAACCGGAAGGCATGATGCGCAAGGTCCAGGATTCGGACATTCACATCGAAGCCGATATTCGGGCCCTGTCCAGCAATCCCAACGGCTTTGAGGAAGGGCACTGGATTCCCTATCTGGTGGTGAAGTACGAAGTGAGCAAAGTTGGCTCCGACCAAAAGGTCAGCGGCGAATTTATGCCCATGGTGGCCAATGACGGTCCCCATTACGGGGACAACATCAAGCTCTTCGGGCCGGGCAAGTACAAGGTGAAGTACATGATTTATCCGCCTTCCGCCAATGCCCATTCCCATTTCGGACGCCATACGGACCGGCTCACTGGCGTTCGCCCCTGGTTCAAGCCCTTCGAAGTGGATAACGAATTTACCTTCGTCGGCATCGGCAAGAAGGGCGGGTACTAA
- a CDS encoding Fe2+-dependent dioxygenase yields the protein MMLHIPEVLSQEQLAHCRTLLQQAEWENGLATAGVQAAGSKDNRQIPEHSPVLAQLRSIIVQALTHHPQFFSAALPHRILPPFINRYEGGGHYGNHVDNAIRYAHGGSLGLRTDVSTTLFFSDPDEYDGGELVVEDTYGVHEAKLPAGDAIVYPSTSLHRVEPVTRGARLCSFLWAQSMVRSDWQRTQLYELDNTIQKLRLQIGDSQEVLALTAHYHNLLRLWAET from the coding sequence ATGATGTTGCATATTCCCGAAGTTCTCAGCCAGGAACAGCTCGCCCATTGCCGGACCCTACTTCAGCAAGCGGAATGGGAAAATGGCCTTGCCACCGCCGGAGTCCAAGCTGCCGGCAGCAAGGATAATCGCCAGATTCCGGAGCACTCCCCGGTATTGGCCCAATTGCGCAGCATCATTGTTCAGGCCCTTACCCACCATCCCCAATTCTTTTCCGCCGCCCTGCCCCACCGCATCCTGCCCCCCTTCATCAACCGCTACGAAGGCGGCGGTCATTACGGCAACCACGTGGATAACGCCATCCGTTACGCCCACGGTGGCAGCCTGGGCCTGCGGACTGACGTCTCCACTACCCTGTTTTTCAGCGATCCGGACGAATACGACGGCGGAGAGCTGGTGGTGGAAGATACCTACGGGGTTCATGAAGCCAAGCTGCCCGCCGGGGACGCCATCGTCTATCCCTCTACCAGCCTGCATCGGGTAGAGCCCGTCACCCGGGGCGCCCGCCTCTGCAGCTTTCTGTGGGCCCAAAGTATGGTGCGCAGCGACTGGCAGCGCACCCAACTCTACGAATTGGATAACACCATCCAAAAGCTGCGTCTCCAGATCGGTGATAGCCAAGAGGTCCTGGCCCTTACCGCCCACTACCACAACCTTCTGCGACTCTGGGCGGAAACCTAA
- a CDS encoding TonB-dependent receptor, translating into MAFVQNRKHPPQAFPGLKKAGNAPSLSPLTALAPAALGLALATPGMVTAQEEQVLSTVNVTDMAAASGYKADSAASSKYTAPLVDTPKTVTVITREVIQETNATSLQEALRTTPGITFGMGEGGNPVGDKPYIRGFDSQANFFIDGLRDPSSQSRDMFAVEQIDVVKGADSAFSGGGAVGGSINLTTKTAHLGNANEATLGVGTDRYARATADFNRQLSDHAALRISLMKQQGDVPGRDDVDIDHQGVNASLALGLGTDTRAVAGVYHYETNDMPDYGIPYNNPVSKYNAYGAGQGGSTATTPPTAAPTLNPNYAKNGNGGPLGVDSSNFYGLKSRDFRKTSVDSASFKIEHDLANGFMLRNATRYTRSQNNYVASNPGDSQFVPGNSTLPRTVKSRNSISTGIINATELLGEIQTGSIKHTLAFGLELSNTETDSRGYVATGPNSMASIANPNPNDSWSGTITRNPQGAKTTNNTRGLYAFDTLTLNRYWLVNLGLRHDDFSTSQRGYSTNGATPTTANLNSDSSFWSYQAGVIFKPRENGSIYLNYATAANPSGISNGDGSDNISVTNKDLEPEKTRSLELGTKWNLLNNQLSLSGALFSMEKTNAKVNVDANTMTTAGKQKINGLELGFAGALTKSWQVFGGYTHMNSELEDPGPSYWTLRSGSWSYTNNAANKGNQFPMTPKDSFSLWTTYKLLPKLTVGGGAYYVSKVYGDAANTKWIPSYTRYDAMANYDLDKNLSLQLNIQNLTDKVYYNQAYTTHMVSVAPARQITLTAKLKF; encoded by the coding sequence ATGGCTTTTGTCCAGAATCGCAAGCATCCCCCTCAAGCTTTTCCCGGCCTGAAAAAGGCCGGCAACGCCCCTTCCCTCTCCCCCCTTACAGCCCTGGCCCCCGCCGCCCTGGGCTTGGCTCTGGCCACTCCCGGGATGGTCACGGCCCAGGAAGAACAGGTGCTCTCCACGGTCAATGTGACCGATATGGCCGCCGCCTCCGGCTACAAGGCGGATAGCGCCGCTTCCAGCAAATATACGGCGCCCCTGGTGGACACCCCGAAAACCGTCACCGTCATTACCCGGGAAGTGATCCAGGAAACCAATGCCACCAGCCTCCAGGAGGCCCTGCGTACCACCCCCGGCATCACCTTCGGCATGGGGGAAGGGGGCAATCCGGTGGGAGACAAGCCCTATATCCGAGGCTTTGACTCCCAGGCCAATTTCTTCATCGACGGCTTGCGGGACCCCAGTTCCCAAAGCCGGGACATGTTTGCCGTGGAGCAGATCGATGTAGTGAAGGGGGCGGATTCGGCCTTCAGCGGCGGCGGGGCCGTGGGGGGCAGCATCAATCTGACTACCAAGACCGCCCATCTGGGCAACGCCAACGAGGCTACTCTTGGGGTAGGTACGGACCGCTACGCCCGGGCCACCGCTGATTTCAACCGGCAACTCTCGGACCACGCCGCCCTGCGGATCTCTCTGATGAAGCAACAGGGGGACGTCCCCGGTCGGGATGACGTGGACATTGACCACCAGGGGGTCAATGCCTCCCTGGCCCTGGGGCTGGGCACGGATACCCGGGCCGTAGCGGGCGTGTACCACTACGAAACCAACGACATGCCGGACTATGGCATTCCCTACAACAACCCGGTGAGCAAATACAACGCCTATGGGGCTGGCCAAGGGGGTTCCACCGCCACCACCCCCCCCACGGCCGCCCCCACCCTCAATCCCAATTACGCCAAGAACGGTAATGGGGGCCCTCTGGGCGTAGATAGCAGCAATTTCTACGGACTGAAATCCCGGGATTTCCGCAAAACCAGCGTGGATAGCGCCTCTTTCAAAATCGAGCACGATCTGGCAAACGGTTTCATGCTGCGCAACGCCACCCGCTACACCCGGTCCCAGAACAACTATGTAGCCAGTAATCCGGGGGATTCCCAGTTCGTTCCTGGAAACAGCACCCTGCCCCGCACGGTAAAAAGCCGTAATTCCATCAGCACGGGCATCATCAATGCCACCGAATTGCTGGGGGAAATCCAGACGGGCAGCATCAAGCACACTCTGGCCTTCGGCCTAGAACTCTCCAATACGGAAACGGACAGCCGGGGTTATGTGGCGACGGGCCCCAACTCTATGGCCAGCATTGCCAATCCCAACCCCAACGACAGCTGGTCCGGGACCATTACCCGCAATCCCCAGGGGGCCAAGACGACCAACAACACCCGGGGTCTTTACGCCTTTGACACCCTAACCCTGAACCGTTACTGGCTAGTCAACCTGGGCCTGCGCCACGACGATTTCAGCACCTCCCAGCGGGGTTACAGCACCAATGGGGCCACCCCCACCACCGCCAACCTGAACAGCGATTCCAGCTTCTGGAGCTACCAGGCCGGTGTAATTTTCAAACCCAGGGAAAACGGCAGCATCTACCTGAATTACGCCACCGCCGCCAATCCCTCCGGCATTTCCAACGGGGATGGATCGGACAACATCTCCGTCACCAACAAGGATCTGGAACCGGAAAAAACCCGCAGCCTGGAACTGGGCACCAAATGGAATCTGCTCAACAACCAGCTCTCCTTGAGCGGAGCCCTGTTCTCCATGGAAAAAACCAATGCCAAGGTGAATGTGGATGCCAACACCATGACCACGGCGGGCAAACAGAAGATTAACGGTCTGGAACTGGGCTTTGCTGGCGCCCTGACCAAATCCTGGCAGGTGTTTGGCGGCTACACCCATATGAATAGCGAGCTGGAGGACCCGGGCCCCTCCTACTGGACCCTGCGCAGCGGCAGTTGGAGCTATACGAACAACGCCGCCAACAAGGGTAATCAATTCCCCATGACCCCCAAAGACAGTTTCAGCCTCTGGACCACCTACAAGCTGTTGCCCAAGCTTACGGTGGGGGGCGGCGCCTATTACGTCTCCAAGGTCTATGGGGATGCGGCCAACACCAAGTGGATTCCCTCCTACACCCGTTACGACGCCATGGCTAATTACGATCTGGACAAGAATCTGAGCCTGCAACTCAACATTCAGAATCTGACGGACAAGGTGTACTACAACCAGGCCTATACCACCCACATGGTCAGCGTCGCTCCGGCCCGGCAAATCACTCTTACGGCCAAGCTGAAGTTCTAA
- a CDS encoding alpha-hydroxy acid oxidase, with product MSPLKPRLEHLPPDLVCLTDYEPYARERLDDNAWAYLHSGAADELTMARNREAFARLQLWPRLLRDLARGHTQQELFGQTLDHPLLLAPVAHQGLYHPAGELASAQGAAALGAPLVVSTLASQPLEAVAQAAEGPLWFQLYFQPDRDFTLSLVRRAEAAGYQALVVTVDAPIFGLRNREQRAGFHLSPGLEAANLRSMAPFQPAPLGPGERMVFQGLMAYAPTWADIAWLRSQTALPLLLKGVLHPGDALQGEALGVDGIIVSNHGGRTQDTVPPSIQALPRIATALEGRLPLLLDGGIRRGSDVFKALALGARAVLIGRPYIYGLATAGALGVAHCLKLLREELEVVMALNGCATLADITPDSLFPDPAPPGP from the coding sequence ATGTCGCCCCTAAAACCCCGCCTGGAGCACCTTCCCCCTGATCTGGTCTGTCTGACCGACTACGAGCCCTACGCCCGGGAGCGGCTGGACGATAACGCCTGGGCCTATCTCCACAGCGGCGCGGCGGATGAGCTGACCATGGCCCGCAACCGGGAGGCTTTCGCCCGTCTCCAGCTCTGGCCCCGCCTGTTGCGAGATCTGGCCCGTGGCCATACCCAGCAGGAACTGTTCGGCCAGACCCTGGACCATCCCCTGCTCCTGGCGCCGGTAGCCCATCAGGGCCTTTACCACCCGGCAGGAGAACTGGCTTCGGCCCAGGGGGCCGCTGCTCTGGGCGCGCCCCTGGTGGTCAGCACCCTGGCCAGCCAGCCTCTTGAGGCGGTGGCCCAAGCCGCAGAGGGGCCACTGTGGTTTCAGCTGTATTTTCAGCCGGATCGGGATTTCACCCTGTCCCTGGTGCGACGGGCTGAAGCGGCGGGCTATCAGGCCCTGGTGGTGACGGTGGATGCCCCCATTTTCGGTCTGCGCAACCGGGAGCAGCGGGCCGGTTTCCACCTGTCCCCCGGCCTGGAAGCAGCCAATCTGCGCTCCATGGCACCTTTCCAACCCGCCCCCCTGGGGCCGGGGGAACGCATGGTTTTCCAGGGTCTGATGGCCTATGCCCCCACCTGGGCAGACATCGCCTGGCTGCGCAGCCAGACTGCCCTGCCCCTGCTTCTCAAGGGCGTTCTCCATCCCGGAGATGCCCTGCAAGGGGAAGCCCTGGGGGTAGATGGCATCATCGTCTCCAACCACGGGGGGCGCACCCAGGATACGGTCCCTCCCAGCATCCAGGCCCTGCCCCGGATCGCAACAGCCCTGGAAGGGCGCTTGCCCTTGCTGCTAGACGGCGGTATCCGGCGCGGCAGCGATGTGTTCAAGGCCCTGGCCCTGGGGGCCCGGGCTGTACTCATCGGCCGTCCCTATATTTACGGCCTAGCTACGGCGGGCGCCCTGGGGGTAGCTCACTGCCTCAAGTTGCTCCGGGAAGAACTGGAAGTGGTCATGGCCCTGAATGGCTGCGCCACCCTGGCGGACATCACCCCGGATAGTCTCTTCCCCGACCCCGCCCCCCCAGGGCCTTAG
- a CDS encoding DUF2149 domain-containing protein: MSKLALLAEGEVEDPILSVVNLIDIFLVIIAALLVTIAQNPLLNPFSHQDVTVIANPGKPDMEIVTKKGKTVEKYQARGGIGAGQGAKAGTAYRMRDGSMVYVPEGDSPAAP, from the coding sequence ATGAGCAAACTGGCCCTGCTGGCCGAAGGGGAGGTGGAAGATCCCATTCTCTCCGTGGTCAATCTCATCGACATTTTCCTGGTGATCATTGCCGCCCTGCTCGTCACCATCGCCCAGAACCCCTTGCTCAACCCCTTTTCCCATCAGGACGTGACAGTCATCGCCAATCCGGGCAAGCCGGATATGGAGATCGTCACCAAGAAGGGCAAGACCGTGGAAAAATACCAGGCCCGGGGCGGCATCGGCGCTGGCCAGGGGGCCAAAGCAGGAACGGCCTACCGGATGCGGGATGGCTCCATGGTTTATGTACCGGAAGGGGACAGCCCCGCCGCCCCTTAA
- a CDS encoding MotA/TolQ/ExbB proton channel family protein has protein sequence MQHTLETGMYLLGQVFLLPVLTLVALLFLYAFWLLGYFLHQAWLRRQGRGRPLLEHFRHQPEVSEEALELFAHRSLEPARIASRVTPMLGLVATMIPMGPALKSLADGNLAAVSENLMIAFSAVILALLAASITFWIANVRRRWLAEEMVEILALGARREAP, from the coding sequence ATGCAACACACTCTGGAAACCGGCATGTACCTGCTGGGGCAGGTTTTTCTCCTACCCGTCCTGACCCTGGTGGCCCTGTTGTTTCTCTACGCTTTCTGGCTCCTGGGCTATTTCCTCCATCAAGCCTGGCTGCGCCGCCAGGGGCGGGGTCGCCCCCTGCTGGAACACTTCCGCCACCAGCCGGAGGTCAGTGAAGAGGCCCTGGAATTGTTCGCCCACCGCAGCCTGGAACCAGCCCGTATCGCCAGCCGGGTAACCCCCATGCTGGGCCTGGTAGCCACCATGATTCCCATGGGCCCGGCCCTGAAATCCCTGGCGGACGGCAATCTGGCGGCGGTGTCGGAAAATCTCATGATCGCCTTTTCCGCCGTTATCCTGGCCCTCCTGGCTGCCAGCATCACCTTCTGGATCGCCAATGTGCGGCGCCGCTGGCTGGCGGAGGAAATGGTGGAAATCCTCGCCCTCGGCGCCCGACGGGAGGCCCCATGA
- the rpsD gene encoding 30S ribosomal protein S4, translating into MSRYLGPRKKIMRALGTALPGLGRHDLGEQDYPPGQHGARRHPERLSGFGRQLREKQKIRFNYGLTERQLRRVVKEARRHQGSTGQLILELLERRLDNLVFRAGFAPTIPAARQLVCHGKIRLNGRKATIPSMRLKQGDQFGPTDKARILPVVQGSLLDPALALPEWLSLDPASNQATLRHSPGQDCAPFPVDLQLVVEYYATRL; encoded by the coding sequence ATGTCCCGCTATCTCGGTCCCCGCAAAAAAATCATGCGCGCCCTGGGTACGGCCCTCCCCGGTCTGGGCCGCCACGACCTGGGGGAACAGGACTATCCCCCCGGCCAACACGGCGCCCGGCGCCATCCGGAACGGCTATCCGGTTTTGGCCGCCAACTTCGGGAGAAACAGAAGATTCGCTTCAATTACGGCCTCACGGAACGCCAGTTGCGCCGGGTGGTAAAGGAAGCCCGGCGCCACCAGGGCAGCACGGGCCAGCTGATTTTGGAATTGCTGGAACGGCGCCTGGATAACCTGGTTTTCCGGGCCGGCTTCGCCCCCACCATTCCCGCCGCCCGCCAGCTGGTCTGCCACGGCAAGATTCGCCTGAACGGGCGCAAGGCCACCATTCCCTCCATGCGCCTCAAGCAGGGGGACCAGTTCGGCCCCACGGACAAGGCCCGCATTCTCCCCGTGGTCCAGGGCTCCCTGCTGGACCCGGCCCTGGCCCTGCCGGAATGGCTCTCCCTGGACCCGGCCTCCAACCAGGCCACCCTGCGCCACTCTCCGGGCCAGGACTGCGCCCCCTTCCCGGTGGATCTCCAACTGGTGGTGGAGTACTACGCCACCCGTCTTTGA